In Hevea brasiliensis isolate MT/VB/25A 57/8 chromosome 13, ASM3005281v1, whole genome shotgun sequence, a single genomic region encodes these proteins:
- the LOC110639193 gene encoding protein IMPAIRED IN BABA-INDUCED STERILITY 1 codes for MGCVSSKQAVSVTPAFDHSGRFNSGRIRVGLENDKASHKSYGNSNHKKNGELSCCGSELGESGRASSNGDSLSFRLRNLPKYIEGEQVAAGWPAWLSAVAGEAIRGWVPLKVDAYEKLEKIGQGTYSSVFRARELETGRIVALKKVRFDNFEPESVRFMAREILILRRLNHPNVMKLDGLITSRLSCSIYLVFEYMEHDITGLLSCPDVRFSESQIKCYMKQLLSGLEHCHSMGVMHRDIKGSNLLVNNEGLLKVGDFGLANFCNSGHRQPLTSRVVTLWYRPPELLLGSTDYGASVDLWSVGCVFAELLLGKPVLQGRTEVEQLHKIFKLCGSPPDEYWKKSKLPHATLFKPQQPYDSCLRETFKDLPATAVNLIETLLSVEPYKRGTATSALASEYFTAKPYACDPSSLPKYPPSKEIDAKNREEARRKKISGKIRGAETRKPTRKPGGICKLAPAENAAARMQCAQNKTGNNIRIPKGGDGNSGGEARKPSFDKMEEIFHVKNASQGDIPFSGPLQVSSSSGFAWAKRQKDDVCIRSHNGSISRGHINNGLEHSTALQEKNSFDSRRHDNGDVTYGIRTNSGGHDSYEISKHALQKQWSQFERPDSFDASEGYHSQELSLALYQREEMEAKRNNLGFQGQGDKVDFSGPLLTQSHRVDELLERHERHIRQAVRKSWFQRGKKLGK; via the exons ATGGGTTGCGTCAGCTCCAAGCAGGCGGTGTCTGTCACGCCGGCGTTCGACCACTCGGGTAGGTTCAACTCGGGTCGGATTCGGGTGGGGCTGGAGAATGACAAGGCCAGCCACAAGAGTTACGGGAACAGCAACCACAAGAAGAATGGCGAGTTGAGTTGTTGTGGAAGCGAGTTGGGTGAGTCCGGGAGAGCGAGTTCTAACGGTGATTCGTTGAGCTTTAGGTTGCGGAATTTGCCTAAGTATATTGAAGGTGAACAAGTTGCCGCCGGGTGGCCTGCCTGGCTTAGTGCCGTCGCCGGTGAAGCCATTCGGGGATGGGTACCGCTTAAAGTCGATGCGTATGAGAAATTGGAGAAG ATAGGACAAGGTACGTACAGCAGTGTGTTCCGAGCTCGTGAGCTTGAAACTGGGAGGATTGTTGCTTTGAAGAAGGTTCGCTTCGATAATTTTGAGCCTGAGAGTGTCCGGTTCATGGCAAGAGAGATATTGATTCTCCGCAGGCTCAACCATCCCAACGTCATGAAATTGGATGGATTAATTACTTCCCGTTTATCATGTAGCATTTACCTGGTATTTGAGTACATGGAGCATGACATCACTGGCCTCTTGTCTTGCCCTGATGTCAGGTTCAGTGAATCACAG ATAAAATGCTACATGAAGCAATTGCTATCTGGACTCGAGCACTGTCACTCAATGGGTGTAATGCATCGAGACATCAAAGGATCAAATCTTCTTGTAAACAATGAAGGACTATTGAAGGTGGGAGATTTTGGATTGGCAAACTTCTGCAATTCCGGGCACAGGCAACCTTTAACCAGTCGTGTTGTAACTTTGTGGTACCGTCCTCCAGAACTTCTACTAGGTTCGACTGATTATGGAGCATCTGTGGATCTTTGGAGCGTTGGCTGTGTATTTGCAGAGCTTCTCCTTGGAAAACCTGTTCTTCAAGGGAGAACAGAG GTTGAACAATTACACaaaattttcaagctttgtggGTCCCCACCTGATGAATACTGGAAAAAATCTAAACTTCCTCATGCAACTTTATTCAAACCACAACAACCTTATGATAGCTGTCTTCGTGAGACCTTCAAAGATTTGCCAGCAACTGCTGTGAACCTGATAGAAACACTTCTGTCTGTAGAGCCATACAAGCGTGGGACTGCTACCTCTGCTCTAGCATCTGAG TATTTCACCGCAAAACCTTATGCATGTGATCCATCAAGCTTGCCAAAATATCCACCCAGCAAAGAGATAGATGCCAAAAACCGTGAAGAGGCAAGGAG GAAAAAGATCAGCGGGAAAATTCGTGGTGCTGAAACAAGAAAGCCAACAAGAAAACCTGGTGGAATCTGTAAACTGGCACCAGCAGAG AATGCAGCAGCTCGAATGCAATGTGCTCAAAATAAGACTGGTAATAATATACGTATTCCTAAAGGAGGAGATGGCAACTCTGGTGGAGAGGCACGGAAGCCATCATTTGACAAAATGGAAGAGATTTTCCATGTAAAGAATGCATCCCAAGGAGACATTCCCTTTTCTGGCCCATTACAGGTTTCTAGTTCAAGTGGCTTTGCATGGGCAAAAAGGCAGAAGGACGATGTGTGTATAAGATCCCACAATGGGTCTATTTCAAGAGGTCACATTAACAATGGATTGGAACACTCTACTGCATTGCAAGAAAAGAACAGTTTTGATTCAAGACGACATGATAATGGAGATGTCACATATGGGATCCGAACCAATTCTGGGGGCCATGATTCATATGAAATTTCCAAGCATGCTTTGCAGAAACAGTGGAGTCAATTTGAAAGGCCAGATTCCTTTGATGCTTCTGAAGGGTACCATTCACAAGAACTATCATTGGCACTTTATCAAAGAGAGGAAATGGAAGCAAAGAGAAATAATTTG GGTTTTCAAGGTCAAGGAGACAAGGTTGATTTTTCTGGACCCTTACTAACCCAATCACATAGAGTGGATGAGCTCCTCGAAAGACATGAACGCCACATTCGCCAGGCTGTTCGAAAGTCATGGTTTCAAAGAG GAAAGAAACTTGGGAAGTGA